TAAGAAACTGAAGCAGTAGGTTCATGGCTTATAGGTAGAAAATTATTCAACGGGATGATTGGAAACTTGGCAGTGTAAGAGAGGGGCAGGTTTGAGAATTGTCCATTGATGTATTTGAGGTAGAAAAGGGGCTTATATTGAAAAAGTTTTATGAGAGACTTTGGCATAGACTCTGTTGTGGTTTTCCAGAAAGATTTCATAAGAACAGCCAATAACCAATCTATTCTAGTGTCcttttctcacagcagccaaccaccGAAGTGCTTCTGCAAGCATCTGCTTTAATCTAAAATTGATAAAATGAGGAAAGGGGGGAATCGAACTCACGGAATATACATTCACCAAATGTCAGTAAAAATAACTTGAGAATTCCCCCCACTTCTTTTCAGTTCTAATGCATAGAAACTGAAATTCTGTACAAATGAATACAATTGGAGGAACTGTAGCATCATATCAACTGATTATATCAGATGAAATGATGTGATATAATTAGCAGACTTGGCAATTCAGATTGTCCAAAAGTTAATATTTAAATGATTACGTATTTTGATTtatttgctggcttttctagaaACAAACCGTTGGTGTGATATTTGAGAAAGAGTGTGCTGGTCTCCTATAGCTACCTTGCAGCAATAAAAATTCTGGTCAATAGATGCATTAGCGCCAACCACATAGGAATATTTCAGCTGGGATTTGCATCCTTTGCCCAGATGGGATGATGAACCAATCTAGTCAGATGCTCTATTCATTATGTTTACATGTAGCTTGTAGATCTAGTTGTGCAACTTGACTTCTTTGTGTAAACAAACCAAGTAGAAGGAAGGTAAACAAGACCAATTTCACAAAATAGATATACGGTAGTACTATAGGCTTGCAGTGTGACCAAAGGTTTCAACTCTATCACTATATAATATATGAGGCACAGTAAAGGAGCCATTCTGTAGCTGTAACTATCATGCTACTGGCATGTCCATGAAACAAAGGTGCTTGTCTGCACCCCCAACCCCTTTTATTCTTACCAaagcaaattcccccccccccagtgatttgGTTCCTATTGAAATGGCCACAGATCAAAAATGATGAACGAAAGAGTGGTTACCAGATGCTCAACATTTGATTCCAGTTTGCTCTATCAAGTGTGTAACAGAACTATGTTGCATTTGCTATTCAGGGATGTCTCCTTGTTGTAAAATGTAAACACCTCATCTAGTAATGGATACATATATCCAGATCTTGATAACGTGGTTCTCTCTCAAAATCATGAGTTCTCTCTCAAAATCAGCAACAAACTCAACTTCCAAATTCACATTCAGGATATTTTTATGTCAGAAAACACACTGCTCAAAAACATTGCATACAAATAACTATAAAGTCACTGATTCCAGATGATTATAGATTACAGAGTCATGctcacaaacaaaaaaataatctttTTATGTTTTGCGTTTACTGAATTAATTTTTAAACGATTATTTTTCTCATTATCCAGAGTCCATCAACAGCAAAATCCAGCTGTTGTTTTCGTATACAGATGGGCACAACATTTGTATAAAGTTTCCAAATCAATTCCTATTAGTTTAAAATGTTCCAGCATTTCACAGATATAATCAGGTACAGAATCATAGTCCCCCCCCAACCTCCCCATCCCTTCCCTTCTATTCACGATTGCATGATTATGTGATCCTAGTTTCATTGCTTTTCTGATTAttgcttcattttgttttgttttacattttctcAATAAAATTGCATGAAATGAAAATCTCTAAAATGTGGTGGAGTGGAAAGAGGGTGGGGGgcttccacaccatacatttaaagcaccattgtAGTATTTGAACAGTCATGAAGACTCATGGGAaatgttgagggtgctgggaaatgcagCTCTGCAAggtcagcacccataacaaaatacagttaccatgacttttaaagtggtataatagtgctttaaatgttttgtgtGGATGTGGTGAGAGAAAGAAGATCAATCAATCAGGCACAGATTTGTAGGGGACTGAATTCAACACCAGGCTTCATCCAGAAAATCCAGAGCTACAGCACTTCCAACAGTTGACTGTCCAGCCTGTGCTTGAGGACTTCCAGTGAGGGAAGAGTCCCACCACCCCTCTAGGCAATTGCTTCCATTGTTTAACTGCTCTTACCATCAGTACATTTCTCCTAAATCACAAAATTTTATTAATTTGATTTCTATAACTTTGAAATGAAACTATTGACCCTTAAAGGAGCATATGTTGATCAAGAAATATTGTATAGTATGTGGCAAAACTGAGACCATTTGGGGAAATATAAGCATCTCAGCATAGCTCACTATTCACTTATTCTAATCATAGGCTGCCTTTAGTCATTATTCCATAATTAGCTTCCAAAGCATTTGCAATCAAACTCTTCAGCCATCTGCAAAGCTCTATTGTTCCTGGTCTCTTCTTGCAGGGGTCTTGTTGCCTTCATTCAGCAGGACTGTGGTATAAGCCATCTCAATTTCCTCCGTGGAGCcctaaaagaacaaacagaaaccccAGTACTATTTTAATTTGGTCCATGTGACAAAATGGCCACTTCCTGAGAGAGAACTCCAGTTTGTGAAGCACTCAGAGATATCTTAGATTTCTGCATCAAAGAAGCAGCTGCTCATGCGTAGGTTTTCATATGATTTGCACCCCTGCATGATCAGTAATGTGGAAGCCCGCATGCACACAAATTCTCACATGCTTTGCTCCTTTAGTGCAGGCATCCATACCATTGTGTGGCCATCCAGGGGTGAGGCCAGCAGCATTCCCAGCATTCCCCAGGGCACCCTTTCATGTGCTGCACTCATGAAGGCAGCTACTTTGATCTAACTAGTTTACTATCTGCAACAGTCTATACCACATCCATGATGGCTAGCAAACAGACACGTAAATTTAAACAACAGTTAATCTGAAGCTACCATCAACagacaacaaaagaaaagaaagtagacttttttaaaaaaaggaagagaaatatcAAATTAAACTAACTGACAGTTTGTGCATCCttctgaaagaaagagaaggagtgtGACAGTTTAGGGTGGAACTGCCCCCAAAGCCCTTGCAGTAACTAACATGCAAAGAACACTAGAAGCTTTTAAAATgaggtgtttccccccccccccctgcttcgtAACTGGGATTACCAAGCAACTATTACAGTCCTGCTAATCAAGCTTGCTCTTACCCTCTTTGTCTTCTTTGGTTTACCAGTCTCCTTAGGACTGCCACTGATTATATTCTCTGTAAAGAATGAGAGATGTTAAGGGGCTGAACATGAAAATAATAGAAAGCTCTTCCATGAATACACAACTTTCTTAACTGAATCACTATATTGCATTGTCTCTCCCCATTAACACCTAGTTTTAGCTAGAGTAAATGCTATAAAAGGGTCTTACCATCCATGGTGCCTAATTGGGTCTCATTAGCATCTTCCATGCATACATTGTCCTTTGCTCCGTACTGTCTCACATTCTCAAAATCTGTCATGCTGATGTTTGTCCTGTAGCTTCCAACTGAGACCAAATCTGTagaaaggagaggggaaatgcaatgcagttcttcagcacaTAATGTGAACAAAAATCCATAATACTCTGGTAAATTgtgcatataaatacatatactcgtgaaaataatgcattatatcagaaaaaaatggtttgcaaaaaatgtgtactttatgcaaaattgcatataaaaaacatacatagtaggagaaatttgcacaaaaatgctgatggattttcgtgaggactttttttttttaaaaaaaaaaagcaaaccgatgtagaaatgtggataactgaacttaagactgggggGGAAAATGAGACATGGAGAGAAGCCAAAATACTGAGACATATCCACCAATCTCAAATTCTGAAGCAAGGTCCTCTTCATTCATTGCAGCTACAAAGAAAGCAAGCATAGGATTGGAGCCAGAGAAAATATTTGTGGGTCTCTCATCAGGCTAACAAGTAGAATTAGTGCTTGTGCTGCTGTGCCACCCATGTGAATACTTCATACCAGGACCATTACACTCTTATTCTTAACCGTGATCCAGAAGAGAAAAGGACGCCAGTATAGCTTCATAGAGTATATGAGCCTTCAAGTGCATCTGGGCATTCATGGCCTGTGAGTTGTTTCTAACAGGAGTTAAGAGACAAAGAGAGATCCCAAGGCAACATGAACCCAAGGAAAACGTTTCTGAAGTTCACCTTGCTAATGTTCACAATATATTGTTTGGGAAGTGATAATTCAAGTGCTCAAATtataacaaaattaaaattataactcaaattataacaaaaagtACATAAATTTACAATTATATTCCACACAGCCTAGAACTTGTATAGATTCACCTGAATGCTTGAAAACCTTGCGCTTCACAACAATACCAATTGCGACAAGAAGCAGAAACACAACTCCAAGGGGGACTAAAGTGGAGACCAGAACTGAGGAATTTTTGCTATCTTCATGGCTGAAAGAGAAGTTGAATTGGCACTGTAGTAACTTTAGAATGCATAGCCAGTGTATACAAATTATAGGAAACAGATAAACTTGCCTAAATATTCTGTTGACATGGCGTTACTTATATTCTTACGATATTTTAAAGACTTCAGGTACATTCCCAGAATCTATTAGTATTAGGAGCAAACTTTACATGCTTATGGTAGCTCCATGAGTTTTTCAACATGGAAGAGCCCCAATCacacagaaagagggagggaggtctAATTTTGAAAGCAAAGGGATATGCAGGTGAGAAATAGAGGACCCTTCTCCTACCCTTCTGCTTCTCATTCCTCAGCTGAAGCCCTTTTCTCCGACAAGGAGAAAAATGTCTGGGGAGAAAAGCTGCAGGGAGGTAGATCACAGGAAGGGGGTGAGAACTGGCTCTGCACTCTTCCCCTGTGTGTTCTCTTTGTATTTCAAATTGGACTGTATTTTTACACAAAGGGGAGCAGGCCTGGCCCTCAGCAAGTGCCAACTGTCAGTTTATCTGATTGCTCAAAATGTATCTGATAAATTCAGTAACAAAATGTGACTTGCTTCTTCTTTTAGATCCTCTTGCTTCTTCTTATACAATGCACTCACATATCATCCTTAAGGCTTTTACAGTGGCTCACCTGTCTACGGGGCTCTCAACTCCAGTTGCCTCCTTAGCTTCATTTAAGGGAAGGCCCCTGCTTCTAGGGTTGACTTCAGGAATTATATCACTGGGTTCTTTGTCGGCACTGGAATCTTCTTTAGGGTTTTGAAACACTATTTAGGCATGTTTGGGAAATTGGTATCAAGCAACATATAAGAAAACAAAAAGcaggaaagaaataaaatagTCAGTACCTTCTGATAATGGTTGTATCATGGCTTATTGCTTGCACACAGACCCCCTTCATACCTGCCCTATTATTCACAATAAAACCAAGGAGGCTTTAATTAACTACAGTTTCTCATTTTGTCCAAACAAAAGGTTTACTATCATAGAAACGGATATTAAACCAGGATATTAAACCAAGCCATGGTTTAAGATCCTGGGTGATAGATTCCTGCTTTAGACAAAATGAGAAGATGTTGTAAAGTAACATTAATTATTGGCAAAGGAAGGGCAAAGGGCTCTATGCAGAGGCTAAAAGAGCATGCATGCCTCAGTAATCCACAATAATCTGTTGTGTGGAAGTGCCTTTAAATGCTCCTGTGTTTAATTGTTGCCAATCTGTGTTACTCGCAGAATCAAATTATAGAAAAAGTATCTTCTGAATTGTTTAACTGAGTGGTTTAAATATGAATTATGGCACTCTAGGAAACCAGGAGCATAGCTAAATCACATCATCCATGAAAGGCAAAGACCCACAAGCATAAATCTGCTCCATAACTTGAGAGTGGACATCTTTAGATGCTCTTGAAGTGCTCACTAATTACAATGTGTCAAAATTTGGAAGCAACCCATAATAGGCCTGGTAAAATGTAGACAGTACAGGATATGAAACCTACTGTGTTGTCCCTCTGATCAGAACTGAAGCTCACCTTCTTGCACTTCCAGATGCATTGCAGTTGTTTCTGCATAGTGACCTCCACGTCTGACTCCACACCAATACCACCCTTGATCTGTTCGTGACACTTGGTCAAAATTCAGCGACAAAATTCTGTTGGTTGCATCACAGTTAACCACCAAGCCGTTTTCATTTTGGGTGGATAAGACGAGAGGTTCACATCCAGTATTCTTCCACTTGCACCAATACTTCTCATAATCAGCATATTCACATGAGTAAGAGCATGATAGTTTCAGTGGGGCACCGACAACAGCGTTGATCTCATTATTTATTACTAAATTGGGTTTCCCTGTTTCAAAAGCGGGGGGAAATTAGAAGTAAATAGGCAATCAGTAAATCACTTTAAATCAAAGACAGAGAGCCTAATTTTAGCATTATTAAATGAAATAGCTGGTATACAATATATCACATCAAACGCCCCTAACTGGACCAGACCAGACCTTCCTAAGCAGATGAATATGTCATGTGACAAATAGAATGCATGAACTAGGCAATTATAGATAGTATTTGCTGCAGAAAACCCAAGTAGAATGTACTTTGGGTTTTTCCCTTTCAACGGAAAGATAAAAGGCATAGTAAGAATTGAAATGAAACCTCCAACCCTAGGTTTATAGGCCTATGAAATGGCAGGGCCTGCTGGCTGATTATTAGGCTCAAAGGCAATGTATATGCCATACCTTTAAAGTTCCTTCAAAGCATGCACACTCCCCAAATAGGATCGTGggaatgggaattgtagctctataagGGGCAAACTACTGTCCCAATGATTCCACACAGGGGTAAATGTGTTTTTAAGGTGCTTCAAATATATGATGTATAGAcagtggcggagcaagctgaTCGAGCACCATGGGGCAGGGCTAGCCGACCGTGGGATGGGGCCAGCCGACCGCGGGATGGGGCAAGCTGAGGCAGGACACTCCGTGGGGCCTCAGAggagtctgtctgcctcctccttcagccgccctacagctgagggggaggtggcgggcagaccatttggggcagcacagagtccgcgggcgcccaagccaccgcgtcactcccaggagagatgtgtagctcaggcacactgcaggccccacggagAGTGCAGCCTGGCATTTTGTCGCACACACCCCTTAGTAGTGACACCCGgggcaccccacccccactgcacccccttcctccgcccctttGTGTAGACAGCCTATTTTAGCTTCTTAAGAAATTAGCAGATGGAATTAACAAGCTATCTAGTGGAATGGCTGCACTGGATACACATTTCCTGTAAAGGAAAGAAGTGGCGGAGGAGTATAACAATGGCAGCTCTGGACAAGCAGTTATCAGAGCAGTCCTATCTCTTCAAGGAggtaaacagcaacaataaaaccAGGAAGCAGAGTTAGTGATTAAATTTCAAAATTGGATAGCATATCCTTGCCTTATTTTCTTTAGCAGAATCTGCAAAGAATTGCTATTCTGAATGTACCCTAATAAGGACATGTAGACAGCCAGATCCACAAATGAGTTTGTCTGAAACTATTTGCTGTGATGTTAAAGAACTGGCTATTATCTAGCAGGAGTAAATCTCTTTTCGTTCCCATTCATCTCAATGATAGAATTAAGTTGGTCTCtcttactgaaattaatgggaattaaatgagacttTTAATATGCACTTTTTCTTAGTGTAAACTACCATTGTGAGAATAATCCTACAAGGATCAAAACCCCAGTGGGTTGGGAAGGGCAGTCTAACCcatcccacccacctacccactgcAATTTATCCATCTACCCACCTCCCACACTCTATGTAGGATTTCCACTGAAAGAAAGTTCCCATTATCACTAATGCAAATGGGGGAGGGGTGTTTTCACTGGGGTCTCAGGAAATAAGTTACATTCTTCTTCCCAAACCCTACCTATCATTGAACCAATCCTGCTCTCTCCCCCAGAGAATATTGCCCCTTTTTTACAAACCAAAAACAAGACTGggtgtctggcagggcaagaagcctagaataaaattcaagatattaactgatgtaaaggaaagaggtggatttgccctgccagacttcaaactttattatgaatcagcagcattctgctggttgaaagactggctgcttcttgagaatacagacattttggatctagaaggttttaacaatgtatttgggtggcatgcatatttgtggtacgacaaggttaaagcacataaagctttcaaaaaccatattgtcaggagagcattgtttaatgtttggattagatataaggatctactggaaaataaaaccccaaggtggttgtcaccaatggaggctaaggctcagaaaaaacttaacatggaggccaaatggccaaaatattgggaaattttggagcaagaaggggacagactgaaattgcagagttttgagaaattaaaagataaagtgcgagattagcttcattattatcagataatggaggtttacaatttggataagaaagttggtttccaggtggaaaaatctaaattggaaacagaattgttagaacccaaaactaagactttgtcaaaaatgtataacttgctgctgaaatggaatactcaggatgattaaatgggcacaagacgttggacataatattatgtttgctgactgggaacagttgtggaccaccgggattaaatttacggcatgtaatgccttaagagagaatattatgaaaatgatgtacaggtggtacatgaccccagtcaagcttgcaaaaatctatcatttgcccgataacaaatgttggaaatgtaaggaaaatgaaggtacattctttcacctttggtggacgtgccctaggattaaggctttctgggaaatgatatacaatgagttgaaaaaggtatttaagtataccttcttgaagaagccagaggcctttctcctgggcatggttggccaagtggtgccaaagaaggacagaacgttttttatgtatgctacaacagcagcaagaatactcatcgcaaagtattggaagacgcaagatttacccactctggaagaatggcagatgaaactgattgactgtatgggattggcagaaatgactggcagaatctgtgaccagggagaagagtcggcagaagaagattgaaaaaaatttaaggactatttacagaaatattgtaaaattaaggattgttgaatgatgctggattgaaattgagtggtttctagctgtaatgatataaaggaatatgaaaaaaaagaggattggatagaaaacaaggtgtttataagctgtaatgctttaagttaaggatttgctgaacaaataatttgaaatggaatacaagaaggggaggtatgaggaggtcagacaaatatgttatggaaaagtatgtattatgaactatatgtttttttaacttttttgtttgttttttgtttgcataaaaattggaaactttaataaatatctctaCTATGGGGCaagagcaaacaaaaaacaaacaaaaaacaagactgGGTGTTTTATGCGATAACGCATTTCATGTCATATCCAGCTTGATCCTGTCTGGATTATTCTCATTATCTGCAACAAAGTCCCTTTGAAAAACAAGTATAATATTTAGGACTGATTCCATTTGATCCTGCTGTGCTGTATCAGCTTAGGCTCTGCAACACTGAACAAAAGAGGCATATAGTTCTGCTGAGAAGCACATTAGAAGAAACATGGTCTGTTACCTTCTACAATCTTCAGCTCTGTTGCTGaccttctttcctcttttccatcTACTACACACCAGTAGAACCCTGCATCCTTCTCATTCAGTTGGTTCAACAGGATGGTGAATGTTCCATTACTTGGGTTATCATGCATCACTATTCTTCCCTCATAGGAATCCATCACATACCCAAAGTCATTTATTAATGGAAGGCACCTGTTTTTTTCTAACTTGCACCACTGTTTGCGTGTATAATTCTCTTTTGGATCATAATGGCATTCAACAGACACTGATCCACCTTGGACTCCTCTTGCTACAGGTTGTCCTTTGGGCACCAAAGACCCTGGAGAAAGAGAAGGCATGAAAttatattgttgctgttgttgttaatttcatttctataccccTTTATGTATTTAAGGGGGGGAATCTTCAAGCAGTTTACATTAAAATATTAGATAAAACAATATAGAATAAAACATTATGGAATAAAGTCAAGTGTATATTCAAAGCAACATCATTAACGGAAAactgaaatattatcttaaagatttcaaaataaaacattacaaaagtgGTCAACTACAGAAGCCACGTTTAATGACATTTAGCATACTAATAACACCATGctccaaagggacgcgggtggcgctgttggtaaaagcctcagcccctagggcttgctgatcgaaaggtcggcggttcgaatccccgcggcggggtgcgctcccgttgttcagtcccagcgcctgccaacctagcagttcgaaagcactcccgggtgcaagtagataaatagggaccgctttctagcgggaaggtaaacggcgtttccgtgtgcggctctggctcgccagagcagcaatgtcacgctggccacgtgacccggaagtgtctccggacagcgctggcccccggcctcttgagtgagatgggcgcacaaccctagagtctgtcaagactggcccgtacgggcaggggtacctttaccttttaccttaacaCCATGCTCCAAATCCCCAGATGACAGCTCCGAATGGTTTCATAGAGATGTTGTAATATAGTAGACAGAATGGACTCTTGTAGGATCCCACAGCCCCAAAGCCATGGAGCCAAGAAACATTCTCCTAGTACTGTACTACTACTGCAGATAGGAGTAGAACCACTGTAATACAATTCTCACTTCCTTGAGTTGCTCCAGATGAACACCATAGacagtggtatcaaaagccacggAAATGTCAAGGAAACCAACAGGATCGCATTTCCCACTGTTTCGGTGCTGAAACTGGGTTTGAAACCGGACTGGAATGTATCTAAATAATCTGCTTCTTCCAGACATACCCGTAGCTAGCTGGCAACTACcttctcaatcaccttgcccagtaAAAGGAATATTAGAGACTGGATCGTAATTTTGTAAAACCTCTGGATCCAGAGAGGACCTCTTCAAGAGGGGCCTCCTTCAAGGCAGTGGGCATAACGTCCTCCCATAGTGAGACATTGTCCACTCCCTAGAGCCATCCAGTCAATTCCCGCCTACTAGATTTTATCAGACATGATAGGCAAGGATTAAGAGGGCACATTGTTTGCATTTAGGACTGCAAAATCTCCCAGCCCATTACCCACCTTCATAGACATGTATATCCAGTTCCTTggattctccccctgccccatagATTCCAGCTCCACAGAGATATGACCCTGAATCTTTCTTCTTTAACTGGGTCATAAAGATACTGAATGATCCAGGAGTCCCAAGAAAGGTCAGCATAACTCTTCCTTCGTAGGCTGGGTCAATTTTTCCATACGAGTCAATAACAGTGTAGCAATCATTCTTTGACATCTTGCACAGGTACTTCCGAGCACTTGCATATTGCGCACCCAAGTCACAGTTCATAGTCACTGATCCATGCTGCTCAACATAAATGAGTTGAGCTTCATCCGGAACTGTTGAATCTATAGTAAGGAGACATAGCTTTACCAATTCTCCATCTTCCATTCTACAATCTCATGTTCTGCATTGCACTATGTATTGCTCCATGGTTCTACATGTTATGACTTCCTACATTTCTTCcattagctcccccccccaaaaaaagtaattaaacagtTGGAGACTTCAAGGACTTTCTCACTCCCCATCTACAACTGTTCGTGTCAAGAAGTGACACAGTTACCACTATGttacccccccccttcccactcaCTTACATTCCCATCCACAGCTCATATGTATTCAGAATTTGTTTGTcccagaataaaacaataaaacaataagatTATTTAGTTATGCAGAGGATGAAGCAGGAAAAAGTGGAAACTAAAAATCTCATCTGCCAATAAGCCATAGATAAATGGATATTTGTAGCCTGCTTCTGACAGAAAATAAAGTAGCATTATATATTTACCTTCGGAAACATCCAGCTTCACTCTGAAAGACAGTCCATTGTCATTTAGTGAAACACCACATTTGTACATCCCCATGTCTCCTCTTCTAAGCTCTGATATTAATATAGTGAATATGCCATTCTCTGGAAAGTCTGTTATTAAGGCTCTGCCTTTGAACGCTCCAGCAACATAGCCATTGCTAGAAATGATGGTTGAACATTGCCGTGTTGATTCCTTGCACCAGTACTTCCTGCTGTGTCTATTCACACTAGTGGGAGGGTAAAAGCATTTCACAGTCACTGAGCCTCCAAGCAACCCAGTCACCTGCCGTGGTCCAAATATGGGACTTGAAGTTAAAACTGAAAAGGGAAACCAACAGTGCACATCACTAGCTGCCACGGCATCACTAAAATAAAAGCTGAAATTATGGAGAGTGTCAACTACAAGCCTTACATAAG
The Podarcis raffonei isolate rPodRaf1 chromosome 6, rPodRaf1.pri, whole genome shotgun sequence DNA segment above includes these coding regions:
- the PIGR gene encoding polymeric immunoglobulin receptor → MAVLAFIFLLAFVQAESASLLTSSPIFGPRQVTGLLGGSVTVKCFYPPTSVNRHSRKYWCKESTRQCSTIISSNGYVAGAFKGRALITDFPENGIFTILISELRRGDMGMYKCGVSLNDNGLSFRVKLDVSEDSTVPDEAQLIYVEQHGSVTMNCDLGAQYASARKYLCKMSKNDCYTVIDSYGKIDPAYEGRVMLTFLGTPGSFSIFMTQLKKKDSGSYLCGAGIYGAGGESKELDIHVYEGSLVPKGQPVARGVQGGSVSVECHYDPKENYTRKQWCKLEKNRCLPLINDFGYVMDSYEGRIVMHDNPSNGTFTILLNQLNEKDAGFYWCVVDGKEERRSATELKIVEGKPNLVINNEINAVVGAPLKLSCSYSCEYADYEKYWCKWKNTGCEPLVLSTQNENGLVVNCDATNRILSLNFDQVSRTDQGWYWCGVRRGGHYAETTAMHLEVQEVFQNPKEDSSADKEPSDIIPEVNPRSRGLPLNEAKEATGVESPVDSHEDSKNSSVLVSTLVPLGVVFLLLVAIGIVVKRKVFKHSDLVSVGSYRTNISMTDFENVRQYGAKDNVCMEDANETQLGTMDENIISGSPKETGKPKKTKRGSTEEIEMAYTTVLLNEGNKTPARRDQEQ